Below is a window of Malus domestica chromosome 13, GDT2T_hap1 DNA.
CTTGAAATtgtaaaacaaaccctaatgagggAATATAATACATAAGGATATGGTCCcatgatttatttaattaattttatggaaTATAGATTGCATCATGCATGGTCCATGCCCAAATATTAAAATGGAGGAGGTTGCTTAAAGAGAGAGGTGAGTCCTATTGGTTTGTCACACttcacgtgaaaaaaaaaaaaacagcagcaGCTTtggtttgatgtgaaaaatttgaacttgttggGTGAAAGAGAAAATACCATTCACTTTGATTTGACACCAATGAAGAAGAACTTAACTTTTGACTGAAAGTACGGTGCTTAATCGAGGATTTTTTTAAGTATGCATCGTATATATTGCTTTATGCGATGTGTGTTTGAGGGTTCGATTTGGGTGCGGTGATTGTTTGATTTTTGTAACCTTATAAAAttaggaaaaataataaaaaaaacttaaaaactttgagttttaacgataaaggtagaataaagggtaaaatgaataataccatgattgaccttttagtgtaaaaatgtggtggATAGGTGATTTGGCTATTTGAATTGAGAAGAGATCCTTGTCTGAATAGGTGATTTGGtatttgaaatttcatccaactgcaaaaaattattataacttttaagggGTAAAAAATTATGGACcgtttgatgaaatttcaaaagatcggatcacttgatctggtggccttggtggaagagattTGGATAGGATCTCTACTCGTTTGAATTcatggattttgatgttttctgcAAATTGATAGTTAAAGAAAAGCAGGAGGATTCTCTCTCATCTTAATTTCTTTCCTCCTATTAAATCatatcaacatcttatattgatttttttatagagacaaaAAAAGAATAAGCAAAGTGTGGGAAGAGGAGAgggaaggaaagagaaataagAGGGAAGATAATTCTACTCCGTAAAATGATACTGGGAAGATGAACGACAAGTTTGGGGAGGAGGGTTgagttttttattcttttttattattatttctatTTACACTAGTTTTAAGAGATAATTGAGTTCACGTTACgttaaatgaatgaaaaatgcaAATTGAATAAGTCATAAGAGAAAGATCGCTAGCGTTTCTCAAGAAGCAAAGAGTAAGATAAAACATGCGGCCACTCAAGTTGAACTACTGTGTAAACTCCGAAGTAATAGGAGTTATTTTCCAAATGGCTTTAATTTAATAAGCGAAAAACTTTTTAATCGTGTTTATGAAGTTTTATTAAATACTTTGTCTATTTTTAAGGCGAACCTTATTGCATTGTATGATATATCCAACCCTAAATCTGACTAATGATTGCTTGTTGGAAGCAATGGGATAGAAAAGTGGAAACTTCACCTCCCAAACATCCCCTACTCAATTGGGAAAAAACAAATTCAATAGAGGGTTAGGAAGAGTTTTTGTCATAACAAACATTCCCAATTCACTCAAGCAAACTATTGACTTGTACATTTGGGGCAGTTTAGTTCATCTTCTCAGCTACAGggataggggtgtgctatccatccaccattttttacttctcatacgttccttgttaatttttgttcgttgatcttcttcaattcatctgatccgacgaccgaaaacaaaaaatgtgtggaagaagtaaaaagggatgtgtggatatcataccCCTAGAGATAAACTTCGGGATTAGAATTGCTTTTATCATACCGATATAATTAGCAGGATCGAATGAAACCACCAACACATATTGTTCGACTGCTCCATCGAAGTTTTTCTTGCAAATTCTAACCCAACCACAAGTCAAATGTGTTCCGTGTGGAGTGTGAGAACTCCAACAGCGACCACACTACGACTTCTAATGGCTCAAGAAATCTCCCCAACAAGTAGTTCACGGTTGGCAAGCAACGCCACGTGGACACAGCCATTTCATAGTTGGCAAGCTATGCCACGTGGACACAGCCATTGGCCACTtcagtttttctaacttttagatttattttttttgagaaattaggttttcatccttctttttgctactttattaattaaaatcttattccttttcaatttttaatcaagGTCTTTAGATATTAATAACATaattaattgttttaataataaaatattttttttatttctaaatatattcatttaatgttaaaaaagttacaattattatatttatatttatgactaaattttttatcatatatttttaattttagtttgtacctatttttaatttgtaattttttttaatttgtaccaattttcttttcaattttaatttgtacccatttattaatttatttttgtgtccatattttttaaagtttatttgtatttgtacccatatatttttttatttgtactttttattttgctataTGTACCCAtgataattatatgtacccattcatgtaaaaaattttaatcttaaaatgtactcattcttaaatataccaatttgttatatgtaaaatgtacttttttttttatataaaatctatttaatttttttttctaatccatttttaaacttacccacattcttttttctttgattttaaaatgtatccatgtcaagtttaatcgaacaaatttactaatgttattaagcctaatttttttttttttgtgattttgaagaatgtacccatgttttgatacaataattttttggttaattttgatgaatgtacccatgtttatacacacacacacaatagtatgtttatattttaatatttttaatcccacaaattatggttttttatttaaaatctcatttatataaacaactaaaatttctattttctaatttaaaaaatatagtaacgtacaaataaataaattatcacatttaTTTCAAGAAtctcgatcaaaaattaaaaatcaataagatttcaatcaaaaaatatttataactAAAAACCGTATCAAagtcttaattttttttcttctaattagaCCACCACACATTACTGACGATCTCAAAATCATATCGAAGCAGACAATCACATTCTCCACAAGTAGCAGAAGGGGCTAGAGCCTAGAACGTAGACCATAGACGTGGCAACTGTCTACTGGGAGAGCACAACACCATAGGCACTTTAATGGGCCAGGCCCACATTCGGGCCGTGGATGTATAGCGTGCTACGTGGCAGGCAGGCCATGGTGGTTCAGAAAGTGAAGGCTGGGCCCACTGCACAAGGGTCCCTTTCCGTAGTCTGTTTCAGGAGAGGCGCAGGATAAGAAAGCAAGTGGGTGGGCGATGTGTCGAAATTGGGCCCCGGAATGTGATATGGGCTTTTGTTTGTATTGACAGGTCTGTCCCTGCGGGACCATCGACGCTCCTCTCCCGGCGATGGCACACGTGTACGGTCTCTTTCGTTGGTTCTAATACCCACGTGGCCGCCCACACCTCGTCAGCTGATTCAACGATCGAAGTGGGCCAGTGACTACacctctccggatctcttccaccaaattcATCCAATCAATTAATCTGAATTCtttaaatttgatccaatgactaaaattattataactttttaaGAGAACCCATATTTGTAGCCGTTGTATCAAATTTTAAGGATCCAGATTTATTGATTGGTGGACTTTGGTGGGAGAGATTTGGAGAGGATCTCTTCCCGATTTGCTTTATGCATAGCAGGACAGTGGCTAGGCAAGCTGATTAACATCTTCGTTTGATAATACAATGTGACGTGCAATGTTAAGTGTAAGTTTTGTTTCACATAATGTTTATAGGATGATACTAGAGAGaccaatattttaaattaaatttgcaaatcaaatgatatgtcacaaataagaaataagcacgttaattaacacttaagtaatacatcaatcatcaacaaccacatcattcggtttctctagcattacccataTTTATATGGTTGGAGTGAAGGGGTGAGCCCATTTCATATAATTGACACTTTTATGCTTTGGGTTAGAGCTCATTTGAAAGTACTTTTAATATAACTAAAAGCGCttgtaaataatatttttatgcttgaaagcacttaaagtgtttttccagaatttacctgcgtttttactaaaaattggttccaaatatattttcaccaaaaacatttttaaccATTTTAAAAACGATTCCaaacaaatttaattattttcacaaaaaatacttttaaatattttttaccaaaaacacttaaatatTTTCACTCCCATGCATAAAGCTAGAAGGATTTTGGTCCTCACATGCTCAACCTTACTTTGGGCCACTTAAAGATACCTACAAATCACTCAAGCAAAAAGCAATCCAATCCTAAAGCCCAATAAGAAGAGTTGGCACTTGACACCAAGTCATTCCTTTCAAAACAAGAATGCTCAACTCCCAACTCCTTGAGATTCTCATGTGTCACCGGTTATATACAAACATGCACAAGTCTCTTTCATCATGTGCCAAGACGGGAGACAGACAGAGATAGACACATGATTGTACAAACCCGAGGAGTAAAGAAAATTCCCTCCAATGCTAGAATGGTTCATTACTAAAAGTTGCCGGGGTACCATAACCATAGATTGACAAAGATACAAGTGCTTGAGATCAAGGGTTGGACAATCACTTCATATTCAGCGAGGCTAAACACATTCTGGAATTCTTTACCAGTGCTTGAGAAATAGATTTAGACAAGCAGAGTGGATAGATTTCGATCGATGATTAAACCTATCCCACATGTTCCCAATCATTGTGTTTAACAGACAAACAAAATGCGATATTCATCAAATGACAAGACAAAACTCAATCGAAAGGTAAGCATATCGTAGATTGTAGCAACTCAGTTCCGATACATGTGCTTTGATTGCCCCGAACCACAGCTGAACAAATCATATTAGTAACAAAATACGAGGGTATTCATAGAACTTCTACACCATGTTGTGTAATTAGTCAAACTATGCTTTGAAAATTTGACACAAATGAACATGTAGAAGCGAATAGAGAATGTATACAAGCTCAAAAATTCAATCGTCGGtaacaaatttaaaatttcatgtCAGTTTGATGAGCTTAAAGACTTCTTAAGATTCCGAAGGATGCTCCACATGAATGTGGAAATAAAGAAGAGGACACTACCAGTAACAACTGCATATTTGAGGCCAAGGTTCACCAGCAAATTTACCAGAAGCCCGGCCAACACAACACCAAAGAAATTTGCAGACACCGCTGACCAGAATGGCATGTCGAGAATGGAAGCTATGATGGCCCCTGTCCATGCTCCTGTTCCCGGGAAAGGCACAGCCACAAACAGCATCAGACCAAGCCATTGGAACTCCTCTACAGGGCCAGCTTTCTCTTTAGCCCTCACAAACAGCAAGTCAAGGAACCGAGCTGCAGCCTTGTTCTTTCCAGCAAGGAAAGATGCAAATCTCTTCAGGTAAAGTATGATGAAGGGCACAGGAATCATGTTCCTACAGATGCATAGTCCCAAACTCTGTCAATCCCTAACTTGGTGAATTTCAATGAAAAATTTGACTAAACTACTCTTCTTAGGATCACAAATATCACATGGTACACGAAAATGCCATAGATAGTGCATAAAGGTAAAATGCTGAAACTTGAAGCACCCTTTTGATCAAATGGGCAAAAGCCAATAGGCCATTACGAGCGTCAGGATTTCAGACTGACATACTAGCGGCCTACTACTAATCACACCTATATACTATATTTCATTTTGTCTATTTACCGACGTGGGACGTTTTACATTCTTCAACAAGGAAAATGCTGAATGTATAAATTGTTTAAAAGTTAAGAACCACATTGCACAAATATTTCCATAAGCAGGCACATTCTATAAAACAGACACAAATCAATCATTAGAGACCTGTCAAACAACGTTGGTGAAACAAAATCCCAACAAAAATCAAGTAAAATGTCGAAAATGGCTATAGTGGAGAAAAATGACTAACCCAATAACAGATAGAACTGTTAGCAGAACAGGCTTAAGCTGCATCCAGTAACCAACAGGAATAGCCCCACGAAGCTCGATGACCGGAAGTGTGGCCAGAGCAAACACCACAGCCTCATCAGGCCAGCCGGAGCTTCGAAGCGCCGTCGCAATCTTCAGGCCAAAGTTGGAGGCTCTGATTGAATCCGCAGCCGCCGCAGCAGCAGCATTTGCATTTCCGGAAGCCGCGAACAAAGCAAGCGATACAGATGCCCAGACCAAAACCCAAAGGGCAAATTTGACCGGCCGCTCAAACAACGGCAAAAGCTCATCTTCCTCGTCTGTTTCAAGAAACCCACGTGAGGAAACTCGTGATGCAGCGCGAGCGAGGGGTGAAATTACAATAGAGGGGTTTAAATTGGGCAAAGTTTGAAACTTCAACTCAGCATTGGGGCTGGAAGGGGATTGTTTGATGTGGGTAATGATTGGACGGCTATTTTGTGGTGAAAATACGAAGTGGGTTTTTCTGAGAGACAAATTTGACGTCCATGGCGATGTGGATGCTGATAGAGATGCAGCCATTGCTGCAGAGTTAGGTGGACGATAGAACCCAAGGAGGATTGTGACTTGCGAATTGAGGCAAGGTTTTAGGGGGGTTCTGTTGGGGAGTTACTTCTCTGAGTGAGGATTTTACCGCGTCCAGGCAGGGATTTATGAACACCATCAGAATGTTTGGAGTGTGAATGAGTtgagtatttatcaaatatagcaaAAAAACTAAGccttaattttaaaaatgtcattttttttataaaaactttcaaatataatcaaaattccacttaaatagacacaaataccttcaaatttaacaatcaaataaattaaaagttttTTAGCCAGAATGATTCGTGACATTGACATAACTGCTAAAAAATTACTTTTTAAGACACAACTAAGTAGTGGTAGATGAAGTCTTTATGAAATTGCGacgtcaaattttttttaagtgagGCATTTTGTGGAGGTAAACCTGTACACATTGTGTGTTTAGCATACATTCTCacactttgttatattttaatTGTATATTTAAGTTAATATTGTTATATTCAACATAGGGTTAAATCATGTAAGTATAGGATTATGAGGTAAAACTTCTAAGAAGTACGGGAGGTGAGAGAGTTAATGGTCTTGTTATTATTTTAAGAAATAATAActaactttaaaactctttaaaaAATGGTATGGTTCCCTTGAAATGTATAACTTTTCtcctatttcttcttcttcaacgtGCGCGGTAATCAACTATGcaactaattgttttttttttttttttgttaaatctgCTTCCTGGTGATTTTAAGTAAGAAGTGGGTGATGGAGTTTGTGATAATGGTGAAttgattattcttcatcatgATCCGATACAATATCGtaccaaaaaagaaaagtgactacaaataaaaaataaacattgtcATAATTGTTTGAACATATCCACTCATTTTGTGCACTCGAATTCGAATGATAATCTCATGTCAtagcattttatttttcttggtgAACCGTACAAAATATGTTTCCTATTCATTTTCCGATAGATATTTACCCAAAAAGAAGGAAAGATATTTTCTACTCGAAGAAATAAAAGGATTCCATGACTTTTTACTGTTCAAGGACACCAATAGTCAACCCACTTTGACGGTCAAACTCCAAACTCGCATGTCATACGCTTCCACTCTATCGCAAGAACGCCGGGAACTGAACTGTGAACTCGCACATCTAACACCATGAGCCGGAAGAGAGACAAACCCTACTTCTCCCGCCACGCCCCCTACTCCGGATCGAAACGCCGTCGTCCCCTGCCTCCACATCCGGAACCCGAACCCGAGCTCGACAAACCCACTTACAAGCAACCGCCGCCGCCGGCTCTGATCGTAACAGGTCTCCCGCCCGACTGCTCTGTCCTAGACCTCAAGTCCCGGTTCGAGATCTATGGACCCATCTCCCGCATCCGCATTGACCGCGACGCGGTCGGCTACGTCACCTACCGTGCCGCCGACTCCGCTCAAGCCGCCATCGCTGCCTCTCTCGACCCATCATTCGGTATCACCATCGAATCCAAAAAAGTACTGATCTTTCCTCTTCAATTGACCCAAAGAAGCTTTCTTTTTACTATTTAGTTTCTGGGTTTTCGAATATTTGTTGAAATCTGGGGTTTTGCCGCAGCTGCAGGTGCTTTGGGCGACGGACCCACTTGCCCAATGGCGGAAGGGAGTCGGAGCTGGTGCTGAAAATAGAGATTCCGGTTCCGGGTCGTCGGCAAGTTCGAATCTTGTGAGGGCGGAGGTGCCGCTGAGGGGGCGCGGCAGAGGGAACAAGCTTGCTTCGGCAATAGTGAATCCCAGAGGCGGCGCTACTGCTGTTCCTGCCACTGCTGCTGAGAGTTCTTCGTCGGCGTTGGATGCGCCTTCCAAACCCAGAGAAATCGTTGCTTATGATGATATCCTGTAATACTATCAGCTGCGTTTTGGGATTTGGAGGGTTTAGTTTTGTAACATTAGCTATGGGTTTTAGTTCATAGAGATATGAGTGGGTATGAAGTTGCTTGAGTTAGCAGAGATAAAAGGTTTGGCTTTCAGAtcattgatgattgatgttttatgtttgtttgtgAATCCGATGTTTTGCATTTGTTTGGTTTGTGATTCTGTATGctcttttgttttatattttaatgaattagGCTGCTCCATGTTGTGAATAACGCAATGCAGTACTATAGTTGCTTCAAGCCTTCAGCTGTTCAACAATGTTGTTGTTCTGATTGTGAATGTGATTGCATTCTGTTTGTTGGGTTAGATTTAAGCAGCGGACCTATACCCGGCCTTGGAGGCAAGTGCCAGATTTTAATGAGTAGGAGAGGACACGGCAGCTGCCCAAAAACATGAACGGAGCTCTGCAGATCTTGGTGATTGTATCAAATATTCAAATCAGAACTTTGAAAGCGGCGGAGGGAATTTGTAACTCAACTGCAAGAAATATATGTAAATCTCAAAAGCTATGAAAATGTTTAAGCCCAAGATCTTTAGCCTAAAGACCCCACGATCGAGCAGTTTAATAGAACAGAATTGTAAAGCAAAGTAATTGAAAACAAAGAGCAGAGACTAGAGAGCAATCAGAGAATTGTTGTAATGGAAGAGAGTGAAGAAAGCAGAGGAGTAAAGCAAGAAGAAAGAAGCATGCAGCGAGCAAGAGCTATGGAGTTGGGGGGCAGGAGCGGACGGGCAGGCTACAGGACGAGCACGTCCCTTAACTGCTTCACCTCCCTACTCTCTCCTCTGCCGCCGGACCCATCTCCTTCCTCGCCTGCGGCGGCGCTCACGTTCTCGCCTTGACCTCAGGTCTCTTCCTTGCTTCCGTCTAAATATTACAAAAATActatatttttccttttttttttcttaggaacgaaaaataaaaaaaaccacctTTATGCGGATGTATATGTTTTGTGACCCATTTGTCGATATGACCCATTTGTCGTAGTGTGTGATGTTTTCTGCAATCAATAGGCTGCAGGTGTTTCAGGAGATGAAGTTTATGGATTTGGTTCTGGAAAGCGTGATCAACTGGGTATCTCCAAAGGTAAGATAAAATTAATTAGTCTTTCCTGAGCGAACTTAAGGATTTGAAGGCGTGAAAATTGCAAGCATCGTTGCAAATGGAGATCATACTGCAGCATTATCTGGTGAGTGCAGCAAATCCCCCTTTCTTGATTTGGTCATATAAAGCTGATCACATTGCTCGTCATACGAATGTCCAGCTTA
It encodes the following:
- the LOC103451873 gene encoding uncharacterized protein; translation: MAASLSASTSPWTSNLSLRKTHFVFSPQNSRPIITHIKQSPSSPNAELKFQTLPNLNPSIVISPLARAASRVSSRGFLETDEEDELLPLFERPVKFALWVLVWASVSLALFAASGNANAAAAAAADSIRASNFGLKIATALRSSGWPDEAVVFALATLPVIELRGAIPVGYWMQLKPVLLTVLSVIGNMIPVPFIILYLKRFASFLAGKNKAAARFLDLLFVRAKEKAGPVEEFQWLGLMLFVAVPFPGTGAWTGAIIASILDMPFWSAVSANFFGVVLAGLLVNLLVNLGLKYAVVTGSVLFFISTFMWSILRNLKKSLSSSN
- the LOC103451872 gene encoding uncharacterized protein At1g27050; translated protein: MSRKRDKPYFSRHAPYSGSKRRRPLPPHPEPEPELDKPTYKQPPPPALIVTGLPPDCSVLDLKSRFEIYGPISRIRIDRDAVGYVTYRAADSAQAAIAASLDPSFGITIESKKLQVLWATDPLAQWRKGVGAGAENRDSGSGSSASSNLVRAEVPLRGRGRGNKLASAIVNPRGGATAVPATAAESSSSALDAPSKPREIVAYDDIL